GGCGGTTCAGTACCCCTGGAACTCAATGTCTACACAAGTGATGGCAATCTGTACCGGCAGTTAAGGAACTTTTAAGAGGATATCTATACCTAAATTATGCAATTTTTTTGCAGTTCAAACTTTGAGATTGCTTCGCTCCACTTTGCTTAAGCTCGCAATGACAGGGGCGAGATTGTCATTGCGAGGGCAGCGTAGCTGCCCGTGGCAATCTCACCCATTGGGAGAAAATCGCTGGCTCAAAATGTACTTTTATTTCAATATGTTTAATGTAAAACTCAATTAAAAGACGTTTAATTTAGGTTTAAAAAATTTATAACACATAAAAACCAAAAATTAAATGGGTTCAAGAAGTGGGCTATGAAGAATAAAAATCTTGTTCTTGGCATTGGTAATCCTTTACTAACTGATGACCGGGCCGGTATTGAGGTGGTAGAAGAAATTGTGCGTGAAGGATTGCCTGTAGATACAGAGATACTATATACCGTTGGTTTTGAAGTTATTGACAAGGTTTTGGGATATGAAAGTGTCATCGTTGTTGATGCATCCAAGCTGGGGCATTCGCCGGGAACTATTGTCCAGGCAAGTCTTGACGACATTTTCAACACGCACGCACTAGTTAACTCTCACGCCATAACCCTGGGAACAACTTTAAAAACAGGCTATATACTCTTTCCTGATGAAATGCCTTCCAATTTACGTATAATTCTAATTGAAGTCGATGATATAGACCATTTTTCAGATCAGTGCACGCCAAAAGTAAAATCCTCTGTGCATAAAGTAGTAAAAATTATTAAAGATCATTTTGCTGCCTGTTAGATACTTATATATGTTTCAAAAGTATTGAATGTTGAATTGTTGCAAATGGATAATTTTGAAAAAAATTACTTACTTAGGCTCTAAAATTTGATCTTTTACGTTAAAT
This genomic interval from Desulfovulcanus ferrireducens contains the following:
- a CDS encoding hydrogenase maturation protease; its protein translation is MKNKNLVLGIGNPLLTDDRAGIEVVEEIVREGLPVDTEILYTVGFEVIDKVLGYESVIVVDASKLGHSPGTIVQASLDDIFNTHALVNSHAITLGTTLKTGYILFPDEMPSNLRIILIEVDDIDHFSDQCTPKVKSSVHKVVKIIKDHFAAC